One window of Schistocerca cancellata isolate TAMUIC-IGC-003103 chromosome 9, iqSchCanc2.1, whole genome shotgun sequence genomic DNA carries:
- the LOC126101259 gene encoding uncharacterized protein LOC126101259, whose product MTLYNVYKPPSQKCPTGILPEANHPAVYAGDFNSQHTRWGYLRSAAEGTGLSDWADNRDLHLLFDPKDTATIKSKAWGTTSTPDLTFVRRGATGTPVRAIRRVLEAFPRSQHNPVIVEIGLSIPVIKSPPIPRCNLRKADWNKYRSYVEKTINWIPPKPENYKKFVS is encoded by the coding sequence ATGACACTGTATAATGTCTACAAACCTCCATCACAGAAATGCCCCACAGGTATCCTACCCGAGGCTAACCACCCAGCAGTTTACGCTGGCGATTTTAACTCTCAGCACACCAGGTGGGGATACCTGAGATCCGCAGCTGAAGGGACTGGACTAAGTGACTGGGCAGACAACCGGGACCTACACCTCCTTTTCGACCCCAAGGACACAGCGACCATCAAATCAAAGGCGTGGGGCACAACGTCAACACCTGACCTGACCTTCGTCAGACGTGGAGCAACAGGTACACCCGTGCGAGCTATAAGAAGGGTCCTCGAGGCGTTCCCCCGGAGCCAGCACAATCCAGTAATAGTGGAGATCGGACTATCAATCCCAGTCATAAAAAGCCCCCCAATCCCCCGGTGCAACCTGAGGAAAGCTGACTGGAATAAATACCGATCCTATGTTGAGAAAACGATAAATTGGATACCACCAAAACCTGAGAACTACAAAAAATTCGTAAGCTAA